The following proteins are co-located in the Flavobacterium sp. CECT 9288 genome:
- a CDS encoding head GIN domain-containing protein, whose product MKSKIQEYQKSNFKNWTKKIVLLVFVILSQITNAQVSRNLGDFDEVRVFDKIKVLLIPASENKIVITGDRSEELETVNKNGILKIRMPFPKLLSGNDITVKLYFNKIEEISVSEGAYASSEYDFKQTSLAVNATSGGEVILDLNVEKVNVKVNAGGIVTLTGKATNQDVVITSGGILSSKDLITTQTAISVSAGGEADVYATTLVDAKVRAGGSIFIYGKPKQINKEVFIGGKIQEK is encoded by the coding sequence AAAAAATAGTGCTACTTGTATTTGTAATTTTAAGTCAAATTACGAATGCTCAAGTATCTAGAAATCTGGGTGATTTTGATGAAGTTAGAGTTTTTGATAAGATTAAAGTGTTATTAATTCCAGCTTCGGAAAACAAGATTGTTATTACAGGTGATCGATCTGAAGAATTAGAGACTGTAAATAAAAACGGAATTTTAAAAATAAGAATGCCGTTCCCAAAATTACTTTCAGGTAATGACATCACTGTAAAATTATATTTTAATAAAATTGAAGAAATTTCAGTTAGTGAAGGTGCTTATGCTTCTAGTGAATATGATTTTAAACAAACTAGCTTAGCAGTAAATGCAACATCTGGTGGCGAAGTTATTTTAGATTTAAACGTAGAAAAAGTAAACGTAAAAGTCAATGCTGGTGGAATTGTTACCTTAACTGGAAAAGCAACAAATCAAGACGTTGTAATTACATCTGGAGGTATTTTAAGTTCCAAAGATTTAATTACCACACAAACCGCCATAAGTGTCTCTGCAGGTGGTGAAGCAGATGTTTATGCTACCACGCTCGTAGATGCAAAAGTTCGTGCTGGAGGTTCTATTTTTATTTATGGTAAACCCAAACAAATTAATAAAGAAGTTTTCATAGGTGGTAAAATTCAAGAAAAGTAG